The Geminocystis sp. M7585_C2015_104 genome includes a region encoding these proteins:
- a CDS encoding thiamine phosphate synthase, giving the protein MERTIRAIYRILDANLNRAREGLRIIEEWCRFGLNNEQLTAQCKDMRQTLAFWHSDSIRAFRDTQNDVGTNITHPQERTREDISSLLRANFCRVQEALRVLEEYGKLVDTGLAQAMKDLRYQVYVLESKLMSQNRKQLLRQCPLYLVTSPVDNLYEVVEAALQGGLKLVQYRSKNEDDYTRWQQASRLRKLCNDYNALFLVNDRVDIALAVDADGVHLGQMDLPVAVARQLLGNERIIGKSTTNPQEMEKAIAEGVDYIGVGPVYATPTKPEKKPAGLSYVRYAKENATVPWFAIGGIDVDNIQEVVAAGASQVAVVRAIMNATDPKKATQQLLNQLLSLDKPV; this is encoded by the coding sequence ATGGAGAGAACCATTAGAGCAATTTATCGCATCCTAGACGCCAATTTAAATCGAGCCAGGGAAGGTTTGAGAATAATAGAAGAGTGGTGTCGTTTTGGCCTCAACAATGAGCAACTCACGGCACAGTGCAAGGACATGCGTCAGACACTGGCTTTCTGGCATTCTGACAGCATCCGGGCATTCCGAGATACCCAAAATGACGTCGGTACTAACATCACCCATCCCCAGGAAAGGACAAGGGAAGACATATCTAGTCTATTGCGGGCAAACTTCTGTCGAGTCCAAGAGGCCTTGAGGGTGTTGGAAGAGTATGGCAAACTGGTGGACACTGGCCTAGCCCAGGCGATGAAGGATTTACGCTATCAGGTATATGTACTTGAAAGCAAACTTATGAGTCAAAACCGCAAGCAGTTGTTAAGACAGTGCCCCCTCTATCTGGTAACCTCTCCTGTGGACAACCTCTATGAAGTGGTAGAGGCTGCCTTGCAGGGGGGACTAAAACTAGTCCAGTATCGCAGCAAAAACGAAGACGACTACACCCGCTGGCAACAGGCCAGTAGACTAAGGAAACTCTGTAATGATTATAACGCCCTCTTTCTGGTCAACGACAGGGTAGACATTGCCCTTGCAGTGGATGCCGATGGGGTACATCTAGGACAAATGGACTTACCTGTGGCTGTGGCCCGCCAATTGTTAGGCAATGAGAGGATTATTGGCAAATCCACCACCAATCCCCAGGAGATGGAAAAAGCCATTGCCGAGGGCGTTGACTACATCGGTGTAGGACCTGTATATGCCACCCCCACCAAGCCGGAGAAAAAACCCGCCGGTTTGTCCTATGTGCGCTATGCCAAGGAAAATGCCACTGTTCCCTGGTTTGCCATTGGCGGCATCGATGTAGACAATATTCAGGAGGTGGTTGCAGCCGGGGCT